The Penicillium psychrofluorescens genome assembly, chromosome: 2 nucleotide sequence GCTACGCGGCGTTGATGGTTATGAATTATAAGATACTAATAATAGGTATTATGCAAGTAAACAAACACACACCTTCATGACGTACCTCTTGCGAAGCTTTCATCCTCGCAACCCAATCCCGCCAGCCCGGAGAAATACGCAACGTCTACTCAACCCGCCACCAGTTCCCTTCGTTACGTTGTGTGAAAACTTTTGGTCTACCTGCGATGATGTTATACAAAAAAAATGCACCTGCCCTAATTCCGAAGCGAGTAAATGCGCGCCTCATACGGCTGCAGCTTGACCTTGTGCTTCAGCGGATCATCTTCAACCTTATAATTGGCAATCAGCATGACGGCCAGGTCGACGTCAATTTCCGTCGGGATCTCAAACTCGGTTGTTTCCGATGTCCAGTTACAGAAGACCAGCGTGCGCCACGGGCCCTGGCACCGCAGGAACGAGAAGACTTTGGGATCCGTGGGATTCACCGGAACATAGGCTCCGTAGAACTAGACCAGATCAGTAACAACGAATCGGAACTTAAAGGTTTAAAGACGTACCATCAGCGGATGCTGCTTGCGCATATGAACCAGCTTCTTGAAGTAGTTCAGCGCCGAGTCCGGATCCTGTTCCTGCGACTGCACGTTGATCTCGGGGTACTCGTCGTTCATCCTGATCCACGGCTTGGACGCCGTGGTGAAAGAGCCGTGCGTCGAGTTGTCCCACGGCATCGGGGTGCGCGCGTTATCGCGGCTTTTCAGTCGGATGACGTCCATAGTGTCCTTCATATCTGGTTCTTTGTTGggctctttctctttgcgCAGTTTGTATTGACTGAAAAAGAGAAGATATCAACATCTGTCTTCTGGTCTGTCTAGAAGAAGGGGTTGTTCACTTACGCTTTGTACCATTCTTGCGTCTCGATGTCGGGATagtcctcgatcttccagtTCTGTGGGTGCGGCGTGCCGAGCTCTTGGCCCTGGTATAGGAATACAGTTCCGCGGAGTGCAAACAGCACGGTGGCGAGCATCTTCGTCGACACGGCGCGGAAGCGCACATCTGAATTGCCGAAGCGGGACACTGCGCGCGGCTGGTCGTGGTTCTCCATGTACAAGGAGCTCCAACCTACATATCACAATTAGTCTGGTTGACACCAACCCCAACAAAAGCACTGACCGTGATTTCCAAGCATATGCTGCTGCCAAACCCGCAGCACCCGCTCGTACTCCCACAGCTCCCATTTCCGGGGCTGCCACTTGTCGCCGTTGGCGCCGTCCAGGTTCATGTGATCGAATTGGAAGACCATCGAGAGCTCCTGGCGTTCTTTGGCTACGTACTCGCTGGCCTCGTATTCGTTCACGCCGCAGGGCATCTCGCCGACTGTGCAGTTGCTGTATTTACACAGAACCTTGCGGTTCATTTCGTGCATGTACTTGTGGATATTCGGGCTGCACCGTTTTCAGCATGGACATGTCTCTCTTGGGGGCACTGATGACTTACCCGTTCGTGTACATTTCCGTTGCGGGCTGCTCGAACTTGTCGGGAAACTTGATCGGCGCGTCTGGGAGACCTGGTGTCTTGGAGACCAGGTTGATGACATCGAACTGTGAAACGTCAGCCTATGCTCACAGGTTTCAGAAAGAGGGAGATGATTTACTCGGAACCCATCCGTGCCCTTCTTGCCCCAAAAGTCGATCACGTCGTATACCGCGTTTCGGACATCGGGGTTGTCCCAGTTGAGGTCTGGCTGCGATGGCGAAAACAGATGCATATCTGGCATACGTCAACAGATGGTTACTACTCCAAAGGAGCCAGAACTTACACCACTCGTCGGTGGACTCATCGTACTTCCATCCCGGACCTGTTAATGAGTCAGTCTTGTCCCTAAAACATGCGGACCAGACTAGCCTCCAAACATGCTCTCCCAATTGTTCGGAGGCAGACGCTCCCCGTTCTTGCCAGTGCGTCCCTTGCGCCAGAAATACCAGTCTCGTTTGGGATTggtcttgttctttttcGACTCGAGGAACCATTCATGCTAACCAGATCTCAGCTTTCCGTTAtcaactttttttttttttttttttggcgGAAATTCTCACCTGAGAACTGGTATGGTTAAACACCatatccatcatcatcttcattccCCTCCTATGCACCTCAGCGCACAGGTCCTCCCAATCCTTCATCGTTCCGTACATCGGGTTCAACTCCTTGTAATTGGCGATATCATACCCCTGGTCCTCGAGAGGCGACACATAGATCGGCGTCAACCAGATCATATCAACACCGAGGTTCTTGACATAGTCGAGTCGCTGGATGATGCCGCGGAGGTCACCGATTCCGTCGCCGTTGCTGTCCTGGAACGACTGCACATAGATCTCGTAGATGATGATCTCCCGCCACCATTGGCGGTCGAAGTCGAGAACCATCGGCTTGAAGGTGTCGTCGGATGCAGATGCCATTGTGCCTCGTTTTTGTTGGGTGAGTGTTTTATATGGAGTAAGTGGCCGCAGCGAATGGAATGCAGGCGGGGGGCACTTTGAGAGAAACGACCTATATAAAATCCGGTTTGTCCTTGTGTTATTTCTGGTTCTGGAAAGTGTAAGAACGGTCAAGGCTCTCTGCAGAGTTGAAGTCTTCGTGTGAAGCATCCTTCGTGGGAAGTCCAGGAGCAGTCCGCTGGCGAGCGACTCTCGCCTTCTAGATATACTGGTCGCAGAAGACTTGCCACGCCTTCGTTGTTCATTCATCATTTTTAGCTGGTTGATCCAATTATGACAgtctttgttttcttcggAACCGCCATACGGTGGAACGCCTCCCCGATCGGGTGAGCATCTCGTCGTTTGCCATGCATTACCTTCCTATGACTTCAGGTTCCCCTAAAATACTATGCTAAGATATGGAGCATGCGTTCCTGTGTTCTATTCTGTGTCTATGGCTGGTTTCATCTTTGAAAAAAAGTGCGTAAACTTCGAATATAGAGCCGCCATCGGAAGCTCGGTCCCGCAAAACTATCACCAAGATTAAATCGCAGCTCACCGGTCTCGATGGGGAGTAGCGAAAACTCAGGCACAGCGAAAGACTCTGAAGATGTCGACAGTTTAGACAACCTGCTCTGGTGGCAGAAAGCAAGCATATATCAGGTGCTTATCCAGAGCTTCCAAGACACCAACGGAGATGGCAAAGGGGACATTCGCGGCATCATGGAGCGGCTCGATTATTTCGTCGCATTAGGTGTCGATGTCATATGGATCTCTCCGATTTATGAATCGCCCATGTGTGACATGGGGTATGTTGTGGGTTTTTATTTATCAGGGCTGAAAGGCTAATATCCGAGCAGGTATGATATTAGTGACTATCGCAAAGTCAACCCTATTTTCGGCACGATGGAAGACATGGAGTTGCTGGTACAGGAAACACATAACCGTGGTCTGAAGATTATTCTCGATATCGCCTTGAACCACACCGCAGACACGGTCAGTGCTCAAGATTTATCTCGGAATATATGCTGATGTTGGTAATCCAAGCACGAATGGTTCCAAACCTCCAGACGCGCTCGCAAGAACCCTCGTCTCGGAAAGCGAGACTGGTATTTCTGGAGCCCAGGGAAGCTGGACGAGCAAGGGAAACAGGTTCCGCCAAATAACTGGGAGAGTACTTTTTCCGGTAGGATATTGACATACCCCAGAAAAGGAATTTGGCGGCTTATTCCTTATCAGGATCAACATGGGAGTTTGACGAGGAAGCCGGCGAGTTCTGTCAGTCGTCGTCAAGGTGCAGTTTTCCCGAAGCCTTGAGCAGGAGCTGACGATAGATCTCCAAGATTTGCACATATTTGGGAAAAACCAACCCGATCTCAACTGGGACTGTGAAGAAGTTCGACAAGAGCTATACAGTGTACTAAGATTCTGGCTGGACAAAGGAATTGATGGATTCCGGGTACGACGCCCTTGTTTCCCGTGAGATAATGAAGCTAACTTGTATGAACAAGCTGGACACGATGAATCTCGTGTCTAAAACCTCTGCATTCCCCGATGCTCCAATCTCAAAGTGCGGGAGTACGTGGCAGCCAGCCAATTATCTATTTGCCAACGGGTAGGACCACTGTCAAAGCAAACCGCTCAAGATCTGACACTGCTAGACCACACATCCATGAATATCTACAAGAAATGCACGAGCAGGTTTTCGCCCACTACGACGTCGTGACACTGGCCGAGATGTCCTGCGGAGTCACCCCATGCCAAGCACTCCAGTATACATCGAAGCACAAGCCTCGGCCGGAAGTCAACCTCATCATCCAATTCCAGCATGTGGAGCTGGATTGTCAAGATGGAGACAAGTGGATGCTTCGGGAATGGGAACTTCCAGAATTGAAACGAGTCATCGCCGAGTGGCAAGAGACTTTGGTCAACAACGGCGGTTGGAACAcggtctggatggagaaCCACGATCAGCCGAGAGGCATCTCTCGTTTCACCACCAATACCCCGCGTTTCCGGGCATTGTGTGCTAAGCTGTTGGCTCTATGGCAGTTCACGCTGCAGGGAACGAACCTCATCTTTCAAGGCCAAGAGCTGGGAATGGTCAATCCCGATACCTTCTCGGAGGACATGAATCGGGACATCGAAACGATCCAATACTGGAATGAGTATGTCCGTCCTTGCAAATATGGTATTCTTCTCGCTGACCATACACAGGGCATGTGAAAATGCGAGTTCAGGCGAGGCCGACAAACTGGATCTTGCAAAAAAAGCAATCATCCAGAAAGGCCGAGACAATACCCGGATCCCGTTTCCTGTAAGTTTCGATCACTGCGAAACATGAAAAGACCTTGACACAACCAGTGGACCGACGACCCGCACGGCGGGTTCTGTGAGCCAACTGCAAAGCCATGGATTCCAGCTTTCAATCACGAGAGCGAATGGTGCGGAATCCATCAGCAGCGCTGTCCCGAATCAGTGTGGACCTTCTATCAGTCGATGATCACACTGCGCAAATCCAATCCAACTCTAGTAAGTTGTCCGTGCTTCGTTTGTGTGTAACAAGCTCATTGGGGCGAGTGTGTCAGTACCATGGGACCTTCGAAGCCCTAGACCTCGACAATCCCCTCATCTGGGCCTACAAGCGAGAGTCCAAGCATGCATGCTACCTGACGGTGCTCAACTTCAGTCCCGGCGCGACTTCGTGGAGCTATGTGGACCATGGTGTGGACTTGTCGCTTCGCAAGATGCTCATCTCGAATCACCAAACGTGCGAGGCAACTTCGACGCCGGATATCATTCTACTGCGGCCATTTGAGGGGCGGCTGTACCAGCTTAGTTGTAACTCGCAGTAGTCAATTTCTATTCCCCTTTTTTTGCATATCCTTCAGGATCAGAAACAGTTGCCTGCATGCCATCAGATGATTTCCAAGCATCCTGTAACACCTCGGCAGGGTGCTTGATGTAGGGGAGTGTCAGAGAAGCGGTCTGATCGCAAAGCTGAATCGGACTGTGCAGGGATATGAAACACGAGCGTGCGGGATAGAGTGAAGGTGGAGCCCGAGTACATTCACGACTGGCATTCCCCAAAACAATAATAACGTTGTCTCTTGTCAGACCGACTTCTTCGCCGATCTGCccaggaaatgaagaaaCATACATTATTCCTGTGAGGGTCTCAGCCCTGTCCCTTGCCAGCAGAATCCCACCTTGACTGCTGCCTTAACTAGTTGCTCTCCCCTCCCATCCTGGAAATTATCACATCAACGTTGATTTCGCCTTGATGGCGGTGATCATTCTCGTCTAGTCAATTCAAGTCGTGGATGAGAGcgacaagaaaaagaggggGGAAAAAGAAGTGAATGTGTGGGAGCGAAAGAGTTGGCCGCCCTTGCATCGTtcgacatcgtcatcatcatcatctgtTGTGGACTCGATGCCGCCTCCTCTCGACACTCTTGCTGATTCCCTCGGCCATAATACGCCGGGGAAAGCCGACCTCATTGTTCAGACGGTTCTGCTTGCGCTCAGTTTTGTCGCTGTAGGTCTGCGACTGTGGTCGCGGCGATCGCTACAAGTGAATGACTGGCTGGTTTTGGCAGCGACCGTAAGCATGCTCGCATGTTTTGTGTGAAATCCTACTGACTATCCTCAAGCTTGTTGCAATCGGTCGCTATGTGGTGGAAACGATCATGGTTCTGCGATGCGGGCTAGGGCTTCATGCAGCTGAAGTAGTCCAGACGGGAGGACCCGACGCATTTGTTCAATTGGTCAAGGTAGGCTCAAAGTTTCCAAGTACCTCACGAGTACTGACAATGCTTTTAGATGACCTATGTTGGTCATCTTCTCTGGACGACCGCTGTTGCTTTAATCCAGCTGTCCATCCTCCACTACTACATCAGTGTTTTCTCTCAGCGGACCTTTAGGTGGTTTGCGTGTGGCACGATGACTCTGAGTCTGGCCCTATGGATTGCCAGCTTCCTAGCCACTGCACTCTTTTGCATTCCGCCGTCGAAGATCTGGTTTCCTGACTCGCCCGGTCACTGTGGAGATAGAAAAAAATTGGAGATGAGCTGCACTATATCCGAGCTCCTTCTCGGGATGCTGGTTCTCATTCTACCAATACCGGTGCTATGGAGACAACAACATTCACCTTTTAGAAAGGTCGGGCTGACAGTTATATTCGTGCTAGGCGCTGGGTGAGTTGTCTCTTCGGCCAACCGCTGTCTGTCCGTCTTACTGACTGTATATTGTCGCGACAGTATCATCACCATAATCGGTGTTCGTCTCAAGTACATTGTCTCCCCAGATCCCGAAGATCCAACTTACGGGTCCGCATTCAAATCCATCCTAACGGTTATTGTTCTACCTCTGGGTATTATCGTGGCCTGTCTTCCAGTCATCTGTACGGCTATCCGATCATCCGGTCGCAGATCTGGCTCTCCCATGTCTGCACGGTATTGGAAGACAACAGTTTTGTCGTCTCGTCGAACCCAGGATCACTTCCGGATGGAAGAGCCCAACATGCCGCTGGTCACAGTTACGCAGCCTGTCATGGTAAAGGGTTCGGATTTTCTTCGGGGCCATATCCAAGTCACCTCTGATTGGGAGATACATTCGACGCGGGATTCGTCGCGGCTTCGAGATTCGACACGGATTGAGGGTATGCCTATGAGCGAAGTCTGAGTTTGAGCTGGAATTCGGATCTTCAGCTAGATGCTGGTGACGGGTGCCACCACATGCACACTCAGCTCTCTTTGACCAAGGCTAGCAATCTCGATCAACCCTTCACGCTCTTCACATCCCCTCTTGGGACTGTTCCAGCGCAAACGAGGGTGTTCTTATCGCGCAAACTCGATTAACATATGACTGCATCCTGTGATGCACAATCTGCTAGATCTAGTGCCTTACAGTCTATGCCCCTGGTGGGTAAATGAATTTGAGTCATGATTTACGttatctttctttttgttcaGCATTTCATGATACCTTATGTTATTTAGCTCAACTCAATCATCCAATCTACAGTGTCCGAAACTCTTCTTCTAACCATGGATTCTGCAAGCGGAAAGTAGTTCATTATATCAATTTATAACAATAGGTCCCTTCCACATACGCCAGCCCTTGTGAGTTGTGCAGGCAAATATTCCCTTCCAGAGGGGTCGTGCCTAGCACGTATACACATTACACCCGCGTTCTTAAGCATCCTTAGCTCCGACGTGTGCACCGTCGACATCGTCAGATGTCAGCCCCTTGTTTCTTGCAGCAGTCACATCGAAAGCAGCCTTACTGTGGAAGAGAGTTTCCATCTCTTCCAAACTCTTCCCCTTGGTCTCCTTtgcgaagaaaaagacgATCAACCCCATGGCAATATCACAGCCAGCGAAAAAGAGGAAGGTATAGCTGCCCCAGGATGCGATCATGTAAGGTGTGACGAGCGAAAACATGAAGTTGAAGAGCCACTGTGTAGATACGGCGACTGAAACTCCAACCTCACGGATGCGAGTCGGGAAAATCTAATGTGAGGTCTCGTCAGAATATTGCTATAACGGATATCATGAGCGGCCTTATGAACTTACCTCGGCACAGTACGGCCACGGCAGTGGGCCCCAACTGAATTGGTAGACGGCGTTAGTAAGAAAAATCATCGCCACGGTTGCTCTTCCGGCGTTTGTCGGGCCTGATGCGGTTACGGCCACCGTGGTATGGTTGAGGATGGTCACAATCACGAAACAGAGGGTCATTAGAAAAGCAGATATCACAAGGGTCGGTTTGCGTCCCCACATCtccgagaagaacaagaggTAAACAGTGACAGCGACGAACTTCTCGGCGCCAAAGAGACCCGTGATGAGCAGAGACTGGCTATTGTTACTGCCAACAATAGTCTTGAAGAATTGCGGGCCAAAGTACGCGAGCGAGGTCATACCCGTGCACTGCTGGGCTAAGAACATGAAAAAGGCGAGAGCAAGCCGGTAGCGATTTGCGGGCTCAAGAAGTTCGCGCTTCTTAAGGCCCTCGGTGGCCCTTAgttcttcttcaaggccAATTTGGATCTCGGTGAACTCGGCTTTCACTTCGGGGCCTAGGGGAGAAGAATGATTCTGTCAACTATGCTACAAACCGCCGTATTGTAGGTGACCTACCATCGCTAGCGCGAATCCATTTCAAACTCTGCCAGGCTTCTTCAATCCGCCCCTTCTTAGCTAGCCAGCGCGTACTTTCAGGCACAGTAAGCAGACCAAGACCCAGAACTGCGGCTGGCACCATCTGTAGTCCAACTGGGATCTGCCACTGCTTAGAAATCGCTGGCAAAGTCGTTTCGACTCCATAATCAATCCAGTAGCTGATCATAACGCCTAGAGCAAATAGACACTGCATGGCACCGCCAAGCTTGCCGCGGATCTCCTTAGGCGACATCTCGGCGCTATATGCAGGGACAACTGCTGTAGATGCACCGAGGCCAAACCCACTAATAACCCGACCGATGTAGAAACAGACCAGCGAGTGCGAAGGGACAACCTCAAGAGTAACACCAATGCAGAAAATCAGCATGGCGAGTTGGATGGTGTACTTGCGCCCGAATCGCTCGGAGATAGGGAAGATACCCAAAGCCGCGATAAAGGCGCCTGCGTTCTGTAGACTAACCATCACTGCACTAACAGTTGTTGTGTCGGTGTAGCGAAAGTCATCTTCGTAAGACTGCAGCGTTAGGACGCCACCTAGAGATCATCTTTTAGCTCGCAAAGCGACACACATCAGATCGTGGACATGTATCCTACCAACGACACCGGTGTCATATCCAAAGAGAAACCCGGCAGTACAGACAAAAAATCCGAAAAAATAAGCACGAAAGGCTCCAAGCCTGGTTCCGCTCAACTTGGCCATGATCGCGTACGACAATTTGATCTTGGGTCTGTTAGGGCCGGGAAGGGTTTCCCGCGTGTAAAGAGATATGCCCAgttggaagaaagagagggtGAAAAGTTCTCAGGAGAGCAGCACGCAAGGGAGGCTCAGTTAGAAGAAGAACAGATACACTAGGCGACGATTCAGAAAGAGCTGGCTGCCAAGGATGGTGATAAGCATGCCAGGTGTTGGAAATATTGCGTCGGGGATATTGAAGGGCACAGGCCCCGGACTTTATGGGGACAATCGAAACGCCCTTGAATGTGGGGTACACACCTCGTACGAGCAAGCAAGCCGAGCTTAGCTGCTAGAGGAAAGGTGACCAGTCCGTTTTGGGATTATACTTCGCCGATGGTCGCCTAGCTTACTTCTCCTTACCCCGGAATATCCCCCACGTGCCGAATCTGGTTTATCGCGGAAGGACTGGGTCCGCTGTGCCAATCAGGCCTGGGGTTCCCGGTCATTCGAGTTGGGAGGCTGTGCTTGTCGTCCTTCGCCAGAGACCCCGCTGTCCAATAGCTGACAGCCCGTCGGACTTGCAGTGAGCCAAGACTTGGTTCCACCGACACGAGTAGGGTTTAGTGCTTCCCCGCGATCGGACCGTCGAGGCGATGGCCCGACGAGATGAAAGTAGTAGACGCAAATAGGGTTCAGAATTTCACAACAAGCTTGTATCCCTCAACTCTGATCCACCATCCCTCTCCCGCGCAAGCTGTTTAAGCGGTTCCCACTGATTGAGAGAGGTCGAAATGAGCATTCTGAGATACGCGACATGATGTACTTCTATACTTTTTGGCTTTTGAATCATACGACAGAGGTTGCGGATATGATAGATTCTCCCTGAATTTCAGCTGTTTTCAAATAAACGAGCCTTGC carries:
- a CDS encoding uncharacterized protein (ID:PFLUO_003983-T1.cds;~source:funannotate), which gives rise to MTPSYEDDFRYTDTTTVSAVMVSLQNAGAFIAALGIFPISERFGRKYTIQLAMLIFCIGVTLEVVPSHSLVCFYIGRVISGFGLGASTAVVPAYSAEMSPKEIRGKLGGAMQCLFALGVMISYWIDYGVETTLPAISKQWQIPVGLQMVPAAVLGLGLLTVPESTRWLAKKGRIEEAWQSLKWIRASDGPEVKAEFTEIQIGLEEELRATEGLKKRELLEPANRYRLALAFFMFLAQQCTGMTSLAYFGPQFFKTIVGSNNSQSLLITGLFGAEKFVAVTVYLLFFSEMWGRKPTLVISAFLMTLCFVIVTILNHTTVAVTASGPTNAGRATVAMIFLTNAVYQFSWGPLPWPYCAEIFPTRIREVGVSVAVSTQWLFNFMFSLVTPYMIASWGSYTFLFFAGCDIAMGLIVFFFAKETKGKSLEEMETLFHSKAAFDVTAARNKGLTSDDVDGAHVGAKDA
- a CDS encoding uncharacterized protein (ID:PFLUO_003982-T1.cds;~source:funannotate); translated protein: MGSSENSGTAKDSEDVDSLDNLLWWQKASIYQVLIQSFQDTNGDGKGDIRGIMERLDYFVALGVDVIWISPIYESPMCDMGYDISDYRKVNPIFGTMEDMELLVQETHNRGLKIILDIALNHTADTHEWFQTSRRARKNPRLGKRDWYFWSPGKLDEQGKQVPPNNWESTFSGSTWEFDEEAGEFYLQDLHIFGKNQPDLNWDCEEVRQELYSVLRFWLDKGIDGFRLDTMNLVSKTSAFPDAPISKCGSTWQPANYLFANGPHIHEYLQEMHEQVFAHYDVVTLAEMSCGVTPCQALQYTSKHKPRPEVNLIIQFQHVELDCQDGDKWMLREWELPELKRVIAEWQETLVNNGGWNTVWMENHDQPRGISRFTTNTPRFRALCAKLLALWQFTLQGTNLIFQGQELGMVNPDTFSEDMNRDIETIQYWNEACENASSGEADKLDLAKKAIIQKGRDNTRIPFPWTDDPHGGFCEPTAKPWIPAFNHESEWCGIHQQRCPESVWTFYQSMITLRKSNPTLYHGTFEALDLDNPLIWAYKRESKHACYLTVLNFSPGATSWSYVDHGVDLSLRKMLISNHQTCEATSTPDIILLRPFEGRLYQLSCNSQ
- a CDS encoding uncharacterized protein (ID:PFLUO_003981-T1.cds;~source:funannotate); amino-acid sequence: MASASDDTFKPMVLDFDRQWWREIIIYEIYVQSFQDSNGDGIGDLRGIIQRLDYVKNLGVDMIWLTPIYVSPLEDQGYDIANYKELNPMYGTMKDWEDLCAEVHRRGMKMMMDMVFNHTSSQHEWFLESKKNKTNPKRDWYFWRKGRTGKNGERLPPNNWESMFGGPGWKYDESTDEWYMHLFSPSQPDLNWDNPDVRNAVYDVIDFWGKKGTDGFRFDVINLVSKTPGLPDAPIKFPDKFEQPATEMYTNGPNIHKYMHEMNRKVLCKYSNCTVGEMPCGVNEYEASEYVAKERQELSMVFQFDHMNLDGANGDKWQPRKWELWEYERVLRVWQQHMLGNHGWSSLYMENHDQPRAVSRFGNSDVRFRAVSTKMLATVLFALRGTVFLYQGQELGTPHPQNWKIEDYPDIETQEWYKAQYKLRKEKEPNKEPDMKDTMDVIRLKSRDNARTPMPWDNSTHGSFTTASKPWIRMNDEYPEINVQSQEQDPDSALNYFKKLVHMRKQHPLMFYGAYVPVNPTDPKVFSFLRCQGPWRTLVFCNWTSETTEFEIPTEIDVDLAVMLIANYKVEDDPLKHKVKLQPYEARIYSLRN